The Altererythrobacter sp. CAU 1644 genome has a window encoding:
- a CDS encoding NAD-dependent succinate-semialdehyde dehydrogenase, whose amino-acid sequence MSNYPQLKMLINGEWVAEGGDGTMEVINPATEEVLGLMPKASSEQLDAALAAADEGFRVWSAKPAIERFNVLRRASDLIRERKDAIARIITAEMGKPMAQSLGEVASAADVIDFQAEEAKRAGGRMVPPRSAHILSQQVHHIPVGPSVLLTPWNFPVNLPARKLGGALAAGCSVILKPAEDTPATAQLLVETLVDAGVPKGVVNLVYGDPGKVSEHLIASPVTRKVSFTGSTAVGKHLGALAAQGMKRFTPELGGHAPVIVSENADFATAVANCATVKFRNAGQVCVSPTRFLVARSIYDKFVAEFTERVKTIKVGDAGADDTVDMGPLAHARRIPAMDHILGDLGGNRGEILTGGKAIEGRGFFYEPTVVAAPAADSRLMNEEPFGPIAGIVPFDDLEDAVATANSLRYGLAAYAFTTSQDESYYLGKALHAGMVAINHLIVASPETPFGGIGDSGFGSEGGVEGYLGYTDTKFVTVAKSR is encoded by the coding sequence ATGTCGAACTACCCCCAGCTCAAGATGCTCATCAATGGCGAATGGGTTGCAGAGGGCGGCGACGGGACAATGGAGGTCATCAACCCGGCGACCGAAGAAGTCTTGGGCCTGATGCCGAAGGCTTCGAGCGAACAGCTCGATGCAGCGCTTGCTGCCGCCGATGAAGGCTTCCGCGTATGGAGCGCCAAGCCCGCGATTGAACGCTTTAACGTGCTCCGCCGGGCAAGCGACTTGATCCGCGAGCGCAAGGACGCAATTGCGCGGATCATCACCGCCGAAATGGGCAAGCCGATGGCTCAATCGCTCGGCGAAGTCGCCAGTGCCGCGGACGTGATCGATTTCCAGGCTGAAGAGGCCAAGCGCGCGGGTGGCCGCATGGTGCCGCCGCGCAGCGCGCATATCCTGTCGCAGCAGGTTCACCACATCCCGGTCGGCCCGTCCGTGCTGCTCACGCCGTGGAACTTCCCGGTCAACCTTCCCGCGCGCAAGCTCGGCGGCGCGCTCGCCGCAGGCTGTTCGGTCATTCTCAAGCCGGCCGAAGATACGCCCGCCACCGCTCAATTACTGGTCGAGACCTTGGTCGATGCCGGCGTTCCCAAGGGTGTCGTCAACCTTGTCTACGGCGATCCGGGCAAGGTTTCCGAACATCTCATCGCCTCTCCCGTGACCCGCAAGGTGTCCTTCACCGGTTCGACGGCGGTCGGGAAGCACCTTGGCGCCCTTGCCGCTCAGGGCATGAAACGCTTCACCCCCGAACTCGGCGGACATGCGCCCGTGATCGTGTCGGAGAATGCCGACTTCGCCACCGCCGTTGCCAATTGTGCGACGGTCAAGTTCCGCAACGCCGGGCAGGTCTGCGTTTCGCCGACCCGTTTCCTCGTCGCGCGCAGCATCTACGACAAGTTCGTGGCGGAGTTCACCGAGCGGGTGAAGACGATCAAGGTCGGCGACGCCGGTGCGGATGACACCGTGGACATGGGCCCCCTCGCCCATGCCCGCCGTATCCCGGCGATGGATCACATCCTGGGTGATCTCGGCGGCAATCGCGGCGAGATCCTCACCGGTGGCAAGGCGATCGAAGGGCGCGGATTCTTCTACGAACCGACCGTTGTCGCAGCTCCGGCGGCCGACAGCCGGCTGATGAATGAGGAGCCGTTCGGTCCGATCGCCGGCATCGTCCCGTTCGACGATCTCGAAGATGCCGTGGCGACCGCCAACTCTCTGCGCTACGGCCTTGCCGCATACGCCTTCACCACCTCGCAGGACGAAAGCTATTACCTCGGCAAAGCGCTGCATGCCGGGATGGTTGCGATCAATCACCTGATTGTCGCTTCACCTGAAACGCCGTTTGGCGGCATCGGCGACAGCGGTTTCGGCTCTGAAGGCGGTGTCGAGGGTTACCTTGGCTACACCGACACCAAGTTCGTGACGGTGGCGAAGTCCCGTTAG
- a CDS encoding acyl-CoA dehydrogenase, with amino-acid sequence MVPFNWEDPFDLESQLTEEERMIRDAAHGFAQDELQPRIIKAFADEIDAPELFPLMGQAGLLGATVPEEYGGAGASYVAYGLIAREIERVDSGYRSMASVQSSLVMYPIHAYGSEEQRRKYLPGLASGELIGCFGLTEPDAGSDPGAMKTYAKQDGDGYSISGSKTWISNAPFADVFVVWAKSEAHGGAIRGFVLEKGMAGLSAPKIEGKISLRASTTGMIVMDEVKVGADALLPEVQGLKGPFGCLNRARYGISWGALGAAEFCMHAARQYGLDRKQFGVPLASKQIYQLKLANMLTDIALGLQGSLRVGRLMDEGRFAPDMISVVKRNNVGKALEIARHARDMHGGNGISEEYQVIRHMVNLETVNTYEGTHDVHALILGRGITGIPAF; translated from the coding sequence ATGGTCCCCTTCAACTGGGAAGATCCCTTCGATCTCGAAAGCCAGCTGACCGAAGAAGAGCGGATGATCCGCGATGCGGCGCATGGCTTTGCCCAGGACGAGCTGCAACCCCGAATTATCAAGGCCTTCGCCGACGAGATCGACGCGCCTGAGCTGTTCCCGTTGATGGGCCAGGCCGGCTTGCTCGGTGCGACCGTGCCCGAGGAATATGGCGGTGCCGGCGCCTCCTACGTCGCCTATGGCCTGATTGCGCGCGAGATCGAGCGGGTCGATTCGGGCTATCGCTCGATGGCTTCGGTCCAGTCATCGCTCGTGATGTATCCGATCCATGCCTATGGCTCGGAGGAGCAGCGCCGCAAGTACCTCCCCGGTCTCGCCTCGGGCGAACTGATCGGCTGCTTCGGCCTGACCGAACCCGATGCCGGTTCCGATCCGGGCGCGATGAAGACCTACGCCAAGCAGGATGGCGACGGTTATTCGATCTCGGGTTCCAAGACCTGGATTTCGAATGCGCCATTCGCAGACGTGTTTGTCGTCTGGGCGAAGAGCGAGGCACACGGCGGCGCGATCCGCGGCTTCGTCCTCGAGAAGGGCATGGCCGGACTTTCCGCCCCGAAGATCGAGGGCAAGATTTCGCTGCGCGCTTCGACCACCGGCATGATCGTGATGGACGAGGTCAAGGTCGGCGCCGATGCGCTGTTGCCCGAAGTGCAGGGCCTGAAGGGTCCGTTCGGCTGTCTCAACCGTGCGCGCTACGGCATCAGCTGGGGCGCATTGGGTGCAGCGGAATTCTGCATGCACGCCGCGCGCCAATATGGGCTCGACCGCAAGCAGTTCGGCGTGCCGCTTGCCAGCAAGCAGATCTACCAACTCAAGCTCGCCAACATGCTGACCGACATCGCGCTCGGCCTGCAGGGCTCGCTGCGGGTCGGCCGATTGATGGACGAGGGTCGCTTTGCGCCCGACATGATCAGCGTGGTCAAGCGCAACAATGTCGGCAAGGCGCTCGAAATCGCGCGCCACGCCCGCGACATGCACGGCGGCAACGGCATCAGCGAGGAATACCAGGTCATCCGGCACATGGTGAACCTCGAGACGGTCAACACCTACGAGGGTACGCATGACGTCCATGCCCTGATCCTCGGCCGCGGTATCACGGGCATCCCGGCGTTTTGA
- a CDS encoding GNAT family N-acetyltransferase gives MKLEVLTGAAIEHAIPALARLRIAVFAEWPYLYSGDLAYEEDYLRAFAAAPDAVLVTACERDQIVGASTASPLVAQESEIREPVAAYGLDPEEIFYFGESVLLPEYRGRGLGHAFFDHREAHARASEAKFSMFAGVIRPQDHPAKPQGYRPLDAFWRGRSYEKVEGLTCQIAWQDHGEDAETPKPLQFWMREL, from the coding sequence TTGAAGCTCGAAGTATTGACCGGAGCGGCAATCGAACACGCCATCCCGGCGCTTGCCCGCTTGCGGATCGCGGTCTTTGCTGAGTGGCCATACCTCTATTCCGGCGATCTCGCTTATGAGGAAGACTATCTCCGCGCCTTCGCCGCCGCCCCGGATGCCGTGCTGGTCACGGCCTGTGAGCGCGATCAGATCGTCGGCGCATCGACCGCATCACCGCTCGTCGCGCAGGAATCCGAAATCCGCGAGCCGGTCGCGGCCTATGGCCTGGATCCTGAAGAGATCTTCTACTTCGGCGAGAGCGTCCTCCTGCCCGAGTATCGCGGTCGCGGACTGGGGCATGCCTTCTTCGACCATCGCGAGGCGCATGCGCGGGCAAGCGAGGCGAAGTTCTCGATGTTTGCCGGAGTTATCCGGCCCCAAGACCACCCGGCGAAACCTCAAGGCTACCGTCCGCTCGATGCCTTCTGGCGCGGGCGGAGTTACGAGAAAGTCGAAGGCCTCACCTGCCAGATCGCCTGGCAGGACCATGGCGAGGATGCCGAAACGCCCAAGCCCCTGCAGTTCTGGATGCGCGAACTCTAG
- a CDS encoding fumarylacetoacetate hydrolase family protein: MKLATLKDGTRDGKLVVVSKDLTRYCAADNIAPTLQAALDNWEEVAPKLEVLAMDVEHEAVPCERFHEREAHSPLPRAYQWADGSAYINHVELVRKARDAEVPESFYHDPLMYQGGSDSFLAPREDIPLGDVAWGCDMEGEIAVITDDVPMGVSAEDAAGHIKLVMLVNDVSLRGLIPGELAKGFGFFQSKPASAFSPVAVTPDELGDAWKDSLIHLPLMVDYNGAAFGRAEVGVDATFNMAQLVAHAAKTRKLAAGTIIGSGTISNKGEDGGPGKPVSEGGLGYSCIAEIRMIETIYEGSPKTRFMRPGDTVRVEMRDKANHSIFGAIEQKVVEA; encoded by the coding sequence ATGAAACTCGCCACGCTCAAGGACGGCACTCGCGACGGAAAGCTGGTCGTCGTCTCGAAGGACCTCACCCGCTACTGCGCCGCCGACAACATCGCGCCGACGCTGCAGGCGGCGCTCGACAATTGGGAAGAGGTTGCGCCCAAGCTTGAAGTGCTTGCCATGGATGTGGAGCATGAAGCGGTGCCGTGCGAGCGCTTTCACGAGCGGGAGGCGCATTCGCCCCTGCCCCGCGCCTATCAATGGGCCGATGGCAGCGCCTACATCAATCACGTCGAACTGGTGCGCAAAGCGCGCGACGCCGAGGTGCCCGAGAGCTTCTATCACGATCCGCTGATGTATCAGGGCGGCAGCGACAGCTTCCTCGCTCCGCGCGAGGACATCCCGCTGGGTGACGTCGCCTGGGGCTGCGACATGGAAGGCGAAATTGCGGTCATCACCGACGACGTGCCAATGGGTGTTTCGGCGGAAGATGCCGCCGGTCACATCAAGCTGGTCATGCTGGTCAATGACGTATCGCTGCGCGGCCTGATCCCGGGCGAACTCGCCAAGGGGTTCGGCTTCTTCCAGTCAAAGCCGGCGAGCGCCTTCTCGCCCGTCGCGGTGACGCCTGACGAGCTGGGCGATGCGTGGAAGGACAGCCTGATCCACCTGCCGCTGATGGTCGATTACAATGGCGCAGCGTTCGGCCGCGCAGAGGTCGGCGTCGATGCGACCTTCAACATGGCGCAGCTCGTCGCCCATGCGGCCAAGACCCGCAAGCTCGCCGCGGGCACGATCATCGGCTCGGGCACGATCAGCAACAAGGGCGAAGATGGCGGACCGGGCAAGCCGGTCAGCGAAGGTGGCCTTGGCTATTCCTGCATCGCGGAGATCCGCATGATCGAGACGATCTACGAGGGCTCGCCCAAGACCCGCTTCATGCGCCCAGGCGATACGGTGCGCGTCGAGATGCGCGACAAGGCGAACCATTCGATCTTCGGCGCGATCGAGCAGAAGGTGGTCGAAGCCTGA
- a CDS encoding S-(hydroxymethyl)glutathione dehydrogenase/class III alcohol dehydrogenase, whose translation MKTRAAVAFEAKKPLEIVEVDLEGPKEGEVLVEIMATGICHTDAYTLDGFDSEGIFPSILGHEGAGVVREVGPGVTSVAQDDHVIPLYTPECRQCKSCLSGKTNLCTAIRATQGKGLMPDGTSRFSYKGETIFHYMGCSTFSNFTVLPEIAVAKIRADAPFKTSCYIGCGVTTGVGAVTNTAKVQVGDNVVVFGLGGIGLNVIQGARLAGANKIIGIDINGDREEWGRKFGMTDFLNTKGMSRDDIVAKVVEMTDGGADYTFDATGNTEVMRTALECCHRGWGTSVIIGVAEAGKEIATRPFQLVTGRNWRGTAFGGAKGRTDVPKIVDWYMDGKIQIDPMITHVLSLEEINKGFDLMHAGESIRGVVVF comes from the coding sequence ATGAAGACCCGCGCCGCCGTCGCCTTTGAAGCCAAGAAACCGCTCGAAATCGTCGAGGTCGACCTTGAGGGCCCGAAGGAAGGCGAGGTGTTGGTCGAGATCATGGCGACCGGCATTTGCCACACCGACGCCTACACTCTCGACGGCTTCGACAGCGAGGGTATCTTCCCTTCCATCCTCGGACATGAGGGGGCCGGCGTGGTGCGCGAGGTCGGCCCCGGTGTCACCAGCGTGGCGCAGGACGATCACGTAATCCCGCTTTACACTCCTGAATGCCGCCAGTGTAAGTCGTGCCTCAGCGGCAAGACCAATTTGTGCACCGCGATCCGCGCGACGCAGGGCAAGGGGCTGATGCCCGATGGCACCAGCCGCTTCAGCTACAAGGGCGAGACGATCTTCCACTACATGGGGTGTTCGACCTTCTCGAACTTCACCGTGTTGCCCGAGATCGCGGTCGCCAAGATCCGCGCGGACGCACCCTTCAAAACCAGCTGCTACATCGGCTGCGGTGTTACCACCGGTGTTGGTGCCGTAACGAACACCGCCAAGGTGCAGGTCGGCGACAATGTCGTCGTCTTCGGCCTCGGCGGGATCGGTCTCAACGTAATCCAGGGCGCACGGCTCGCGGGCGCGAACAAGATCATCGGCATCGATATCAATGGCGACCGCGAGGAATGGGGCCGCAAATTCGGCATGACCGACTTCCTCAACACCAAGGGCATGAGCCGCGACGATATCGTCGCCAAGGTTGTCGAGATGACCGATGGCGGAGCCGACTACACCTTCGACGCCACCGGCAATACCGAGGTGATGCGGACCGCGCTCGAATGTTGCCATCGTGGTTGGGGCACCAGCGTCATCATCGGCGTTGCCGAGGCGGGCAAGGAAATCGCCACTCGCCCGTTCCAACTCGTCACGGGTCGCAACTGGCGCGGCACGGCCTTCGGCGGGGCAAAGGGCCGCACCGACGTGCCCAAGATCGTCGACTGGTACATGGACGGCAAGATCCAGATCGACCCGATGATCACCCACGTGCTCAGCCTCGAGGAGATCAACAAGGGCTTCGACCTGATGCATGCGGGCGAGAGCATCCGCGGCGTGGTCGTCTTTTGA
- a CDS encoding cupin domain-containing protein, which produces MATKINLAEKLSRFEDHWAPRIVARYNDNEVRLVKVEGEFLWHSHEDTDELFLVLAGELEMEFRDRTEVLGEGELIVVPRATEHRPCARKGEVKLLLIDPKEMPNTGDPATATVAVEI; this is translated from the coding sequence ATGGCGACGAAGATCAATCTTGCGGAGAAGCTGTCCCGCTTCGAGGATCATTGGGCGCCGCGCATCGTCGCGCGCTATAACGACAATGAAGTGCGATTGGTGAAGGTCGAGGGCGAGTTCCTCTGGCACAGCCACGAGGATACGGACGAACTGTTCCTGGTGCTCGCAGGCGAACTCGAGATGGAGTTTCGCGACCGGACCGAAGTTCTGGGGGAGGGCGAGTTGATCGTCGTTCCGCGCGCGACCGAGCATCGCCCTTGCGCGCGCAAGGGTGAGGTCAAACTGTTGCTGATCGACCCGAAGGAGATGCCGAATACCGGCGATCCGGCGACAGCGACTGTCGCTGTCGAGATTTGA
- the maiA gene encoding maleylacetoacetate isomerase gives MKLYGYYRSSTSYRLRIALELKGIAFENIPVNLLQSEQKGAAYTSRNPFGSVPMLEADGRDRAQSMALIEWLDEAHPERPLLPADLEDRYTARELAYAIATELHAPLNLPVLKYLKNPLGHSQDEIDTWYRHWLARTLGPVEQRLAQLGTGDFLFDRPGFFEVVLLPQVYNARRFSFDFGDKPHIERIEAACLALPEFQRAHPDNQPDNPERSQ, from the coding sequence ATGAAGCTCTACGGATATTATCGCAGTTCGACCTCCTACCGCCTGCGCATCGCGCTGGAACTAAAGGGGATCGCGTTCGAGAATATCCCGGTTAACCTGCTCCAATCCGAACAGAAGGGTGCGGCCTATACGAGCCGCAACCCCTTCGGCTCGGTGCCGATGCTGGAAGCCGACGGGCGCGACCGCGCGCAATCGATGGCGCTGATCGAATGGCTCGACGAGGCCCATCCTGAGCGCCCGCTCCTGCCCGCAGATCTGGAAGATCGCTACACCGCGCGCGAACTGGCCTATGCCATTGCGACCGAGCTGCATGCGCCACTTAACCTGCCGGTGCTCAAATATCTGAAGAACCCGCTCGGTCATTCGCAGGATGAGATCGACACCTGGTATCGCCACTGGCTCGCCCGCACGCTCGGACCTGTCGAACAGCGCCTGGCACAGCTGGGCACCGGCGATTTCCTGTTCGACCGCCCCGGCTTTTTCGAGGTCGTGCTGCTGCCGCAGGTCTACAACGCGCGCCGCTTCAGTTTCGACTTCGGCGACAAGCCGCATATCGAGCGGATCGAAGCCGCTTGCCTCGCGCTGCCGGAATTCCAGCGCGCGCACCCTGACAATCAACCGGATAATCCAGAGAGGTCTCAATGA
- the fghA gene encoding S-formylglutathione hydrolase, producing MALETVSENKAFGGVQGVYSHASEETGTDMTFSVFVPDRASGAKLPVLWYLSGLTCTHANVTEKGEFRAACAEHSVIFVAPDTSPRGDDVPDAADEYDFGKGAGFYVDATREPWRKHYRMRSYIERELPEVIAANFPVDMERQGITGHSMGGHGALTVGLRNPERFRSISAFSPIVAPSQVPWGKKALGRYLGEDRTAWREYDACALIEDGARHDHILVDQGTADNFLDDQLQTHRFAEACENAGIDAEIRMQEGYDHSYYFISTFMAEHVAWHAARLKA from the coding sequence ATGGCGCTCGAGACTGTCAGCGAAAACAAGGCCTTCGGCGGGGTGCAGGGCGTCTATTCGCATGCGTCCGAAGAGACCGGGACGGACATGACTTTCTCGGTCTTCGTCCCCGACCGCGCGAGCGGCGCTAAGCTGCCGGTGTTGTGGTATCTCTCGGGCCTCACCTGTACTCATGCGAACGTGACCGAGAAGGGCGAGTTTCGCGCCGCCTGCGCCGAACATAGCGTGATATTCGTTGCGCCCGATACTTCGCCGCGCGGCGATGACGTGCCCGACGCGGCGGATGAATACGATTTTGGCAAAGGCGCGGGCTTTTATGTCGATGCGACCCGCGAGCCGTGGCGCAAGCATTACCGGATGCGCAGCTACATCGAGCGCGAACTGCCGGAAGTAATTGCCGCCAATTTCCCGGTCGATATGGAGCGGCAAGGGATCACCGGCCATTCGATGGGCGGACATGGTGCGCTGACGGTCGGCCTCCGCAACCCCGAACGCTTCCGCTCCATCAGCGCCTTCAGCCCGATCGTCGCGCCCAGCCAGGTGCCGTGGGGCAAAAAGGCTTTGGGCCGATATCTCGGAGAGGACCGCACGGCCTGGCGCGAATATGACGCCTGCGCATTGATCGAGGATGGTGCCAGGCACGATCACATCCTCGTCGACCAAGGCACGGCTGACAATTTCCTCGACGACCAGCTACAAACGCATCGCTTTGCCGAGGCTTGCGAGAACGCCGGGATCGACGCCGAAATCCGCATGCAGGAAGGCTACGACCACTCCTATTATTTCATCTCGACCTTCATGGCCGAGCATGTCGCCTGGCATGCGGCGAGGCTCAAGGCTTGA
- a CDS encoding prolyl-tRNA synthetase associated domain-containing protein: MEGEEKLWSDLDALRIAYENHEHEAVFTVEESRGIKAGIPGEHTKNLFLKDAAGDFLLVTVPSDDPVDLKALPHAIGCKRVSFGKAEDMIRLIRIEPGSVTPLAMINAAPGAITLVLDQALSEADRVNVHPLRNTATVGLPGEHILRLTRHWGHEPVVAAIPKKEA; encoded by the coding sequence ATGGAAGGTGAAGAAAAGCTTTGGTCCGATCTGGACGCGTTGCGGATCGCCTACGAAAACCACGAACATGAGGCCGTGTTCACGGTCGAGGAAAGTCGTGGGATCAAGGCGGGCATACCTGGCGAGCACACCAAGAACCTGTTCCTGAAGGACGCTGCTGGTGATTTTTTGCTGGTAACGGTTCCTTCCGACGATCCGGTCGACCTCAAGGCCTTGCCGCATGCGATCGGTTGCAAGCGGGTGAGCTTTGGCAAGGCGGAAGATATGATACGCCTGATCAGGATCGAGCCGGGGTCGGTCACGCCGCTGGCGATGATCAATGCGGCGCCCGGTGCCATCACGCTGGTTCTGGACCAGGCCCTGTCTGAAGCGGATCGCGTCAATGTCCATCCGCTGCGCAACACTGCCACGGTGGGGTTGCCGGGCGAACACATCCTGCGGTTGACCCGCCACTGGGGGCACGAGCCGGTCGTGGCCGCAATACCCAAGAAGGAGGCATGA
- the ald gene encoding alanine dehydrogenase, whose protein sequence is MLVGVPKEIKNHEYRVGLTPEAAREYCAAGHKVIVEAGAGKGIAKTDYDYRKCGAEIVDTAEEVFARADMIVKVKEPQPNEWVQLREGQILYTYLHLAPDPDQARGLMESGASAVAYETVTAPGGGLPLLAPMSEVAGRLSIEAGGMALRANNGGRGTLMGGVPGVLPAKVVVLGGGVVGTHAARMAVGLGANVEIFDKSLPRLRQLDEMFQGRASTRYSTMSTIEDAVAEADVVVGAVLIPGAAAPHLVTREMLGTMKDRAVLVDVAIDQGGCFETSKPTTHENPTYEVDGIIHYCVANMPGAVPLTSSYALNNATLPFGLALANHGIAACEQDPHLMEGLNVHKGEIVNATVKESLGF, encoded by the coding sequence ATGCTTGTTGGCGTACCCAAGGAAATCAAGAACCACGAATACCGTGTCGGCCTGACCCCCGAAGCGGCGCGCGAATATTGCGCAGCCGGGCACAAGGTTATTGTCGAGGCCGGCGCCGGCAAGGGCATCGCCAAGACCGATTATGATTACCGCAAATGCGGTGCCGAGATCGTCGATACCGCCGAAGAGGTGTTCGCGAGGGCCGACATGATCGTGAAGGTCAAGGAACCGCAGCCCAACGAATGGGTGCAGTTGCGCGAAGGCCAGATCCTCTACACCTATCTGCATCTCGCCCCCGATCCCGACCAGGCCCGCGGGCTGATGGAATCGGGCGCGTCTGCGGTCGCTTATGAAACCGTGACCGCTCCCGGCGGAGGCTTGCCGCTGCTCGCCCCGATGAGCGAAGTCGCCGGGCGCCTTTCGATCGAAGCGGGCGGCATGGCCCTGCGTGCCAACAATGGCGGGCGCGGGACCTTGATGGGCGGCGTGCCCGGGGTGCTGCCGGCCAAAGTCGTGGTACTCGGCGGCGGCGTGGTCGGCACCCATGCCGCGCGCATGGCAGTTGGCCTCGGCGCAAATGTCGAAATTTTCGACAAGTCGTTGCCGCGCCTGCGCCAGCTCGACGAGATGTTCCAGGGGCGCGCCTCGACCCGCTATTCGACCATGTCGACGATCGAAGACGCGGTCGCCGAAGCCGATGTCGTCGTCGGCGCGGTGCTGATCCCTGGCGCAGCGGCGCCGCACCTTGTCACTCGAGAAATGCTCGGGACGATGAAAGATCGCGCGGTCCTCGTCGATGTCGCGATCGACCAGGGCGGCTGCTTCGAGACTTCGAAGCCGACCACGCATGAAAATCCGACTTATGAAGTCGATGGCATCATCCATTACTGCGTCGCCAACATGCCGGGCGCAGTGCCGCTGACGTCCAGCTATGCGCTCAACAACGCCACGCTGCCATTCGGCCTGGCGCTTGCGAACCACGGCATTGCGGCTTGCGAACAGGATCCGCACCTGATGGAAGGGCTGAACGTCCACAAGGGCGAAATCGTCAACGCTACTGTCAAGGAAAGCCTTGGCTTCTGA
- a CDS encoding Lrp/AsnC family transcriptional regulator, producing the protein MQLSINQLDAIDRKLLEALAENGRASHQQLSESIGRSPTAIARRQRQLEDSGIIRGYSADMDLAGLGYGVTIHLKITLASQSNEMLDAFERAIAASPSVIQCDLMSGSDDYYVTVMVRSLDHFAQIHRDELSRLPGVVRMESGFVLRKVVEPRLPPGWAD; encoded by the coding sequence TTGCAGCTTTCCATCAACCAACTCGACGCTATTGACCGCAAGCTGCTCGAAGCATTGGCGGAAAACGGCCGCGCTTCGCACCAGCAACTGAGCGAGTCGATTGGCCGTTCACCGACCGCGATCGCGCGGCGACAGCGCCAGCTGGAGGACAGCGGGATCATTCGCGGATACTCCGCCGACATGGACCTGGCGGGTCTGGGGTATGGCGTCACCATTCACCTCAAGATCACGCTCGCCAGTCAGAGCAACGAGATGCTCGATGCCTTCGAACGGGCGATCGCCGCGAGCCCATCGGTCATACAGTGCGACCTGATGTCCGGCAGCGACGATTATTACGTCACGGTGATGGTTCGCTCGCTCGATCACTTTGCGCAGATCCACCGCGACGAACTGTCACGCTTGCCCGGCGTGGTTCGTATGGAGTCGGGCTTCGTGCTGAGGAAAGTCGTCGAACCGCGCCTGCCGCCTGGCTGGGCCGATTGA